From a single Oreochromis niloticus isolate F11D_XX linkage group LG4, O_niloticus_UMD_NMBU, whole genome shotgun sequence genomic region:
- the LOC106097742 gene encoding immunoglobulin lambda-1 light chain-like isoform X1 — translation MLVTLCALITALTCVSGVTVLTQKPPVLSVRKGDTATMDCNLGTVTNAVAVWHKQIPGGSPQHVLRFHYSFSSPGYGSGFSAPKFTSTHQSTTDYRLIIKNVEEGDSAVYYCQTWDGSVYSGVFGQGTKLIVTSSSLPPPVLTVFPPSSAELQSNTASLVCLSSQSVPFADVSWLAGGSPVSSEISTSTAVQRPDQTYQISSSLTIQTSDWNMDKVYTCKVSLGSQTSEKTIKKSECPTE, via the exons ATGCTGGTGACTCTCTGTGCTCTCATCACTGCTCTAACAT GTGTGAGTGGTGTGACGGTGCTGACACAGAAACCtcctgttttatcagtgaggaaAGGAGACACAGCCACCATGGACTGTAACCTGGGGACTGTTACTAATGCTGTTGCTGTCTGGCATAAACAGATTCCAGGAGGAAGTCCTCAGCATGTGCTGCGTTTTCATTATAGCTTTAGTTCTCCGGGCTATGGCTCTGGGTTCTCTGCTCCAAAATTCACATCCACTCATCAGTCAACAACCGATTATCGTTTGATCATCAAGAATGTGGAGGAGggagactctgcagtctattactGTCAGACATGGGACGGCTCTGTTTACAGTGGG GTATTCGGACAAGGCACCAAGCTGATTGTGACAA GCTCCAGCCTCCCTCCTCCTGTCCTGACAGTCTTCCCTCCGTCCAGTGCTGAGCTCCAGTCCAACACAGCTTCTCTGGTCTGTctgtccagtcagtctgtgCCTTTTGCAGATGTGAGCTGGTTGGCTGGTGGGAGTCCAGTGAGCAGTGAGATCTCTACCAGCACTGCTGTTCAGAGACCAGACCAGACTTACCAAatcagcagctctctgaccATCCAGACATCAGACTGGAACATGGATAAGGTTTACACATGTAAAGTCTCTTTGGGCTCGCAGACTTCAGAGAAAACCATCAAGAAGTCAGAATGTCCCACTGAATAG
- the LOC106097742 gene encoding immunoglobulin lambda-1 light chain-like isoform X2: MLGTLCTLITALTYVDVVIVLTQTPAVHTVSPGQEVVLNCNIERYDRNSVRWYKQVPGEAPQYVLRFLHSSSSLSFGTGFSSDRFNSKSSSNIDYQFIIKQAETGDSAVYYCHTYDDSASAHVFGQGTKLIVTSSSLPPPVLTVFPPSSAELQSNTASLVCLSSQSVPFADVSWLAGGSPVSSEISTSTAVQRPDQTYQISSSLTIQTSDWNMDKVYTCKVSLGSQTSEKTIKKSECPTE; this comes from the exons ATGCTGGGGACCCTGTGCACTCTCATCACTGCTCTAACAT ATGTTGATGTGGTGATCGTGTTGACCCAAACACCTGCTGTCCACACAGTTTCTCCAGGTCAAGAAGTTGTTCTCAACTGCAACATAGAGAGATATGATAGGAATTCTGTTAGGTGGTATAAACAAGTTCCTGGTGAGGCTCCTCAATATGTTCTAAGATTTCTTCACTCTAGCAGCTCACTCAGCTTTGGAACAGGATTCTCCTCAGACAGGTTCAACTCTAAATCCTCATCAAATATTGATTACCAGTTCATTATCAAGCAAGCAGAAACAGGAGACTCTGCAGTGTATTACTGTCATACATATGATGACTCTGCTTCTGCGCAC GTATTCGGACAAGGCACCAAGCTGATTGTGACAA GCTCCAGCCTCCCTCCTCCTGTCCTGACAGTCTTCCCTCCGTCCAGTGCTGAGCTCCAGTCCAACACAGCTTCTCTGGTCTGTctgtccagtcagtctgtgCCTTTTGCAGATGTGAGCTGGTTGGCTGGTGGGAGTCCAGTGAGCAGTGAGATCTCTACCAGCACTGCTGTTCAGAGACCAGACCAGACTTACCAAatcagcagctctctgaccATCCAGACATCAGACTGGAACATGGATAAGGTTTACACATGTAAAGTCTCTTTGGGCTCGCAGACTTCAGAGAAAACCATCAAGAAGTCAGAATGTCCCACTGAATAG